The following are encoded together in the Triticum dicoccoides isolate Atlit2015 ecotype Zavitan chromosome 6B, WEW_v2.0, whole genome shotgun sequence genome:
- the LOC119320109 gene encoding uncharacterized protein LOC119320109, translated as MALLHDLWMPSSQCYITGPVWPTIEVENFELKPGLIALVQQQQFGGLPTDDPYEHLHRVMEYSDTVKYHRVPQDAIMCRLFTFSLRDDARAWYRSLPSRSYSWNEISRAFLDKYFPLHKQSAIRDEIFNFVQREGESLYDAWERYKALFRRCPNHGLERWLELQIFYRGLTSDTRAYVDMAAGGAITNKTLDEAFLLIESIAFHQLQWYNKKPTSDSLVCLQQITTPQPPILTQKPEPLSQCDKVELAWIIFDDDDTILVDTHATDHLDISVGDSVLHCDDSSMDEPEQQFVAFDIEESPLVDIDHVLLEPDMEKFAFDDVSRIDSSTLEPEMESFMVDYGEVDSDVKESSSISLVDTSPVEISTTTPHLVSSMEVVLKLLPNYLRFTLVHHSLRADQVRDDIPWDPGGFTAW; from the exons ATGGCATTGCTTCATGATCTTTGGATGCCAAGTAGTCAATGTTATATCACAGGACCGGTTTGGCCAACTATTGAGGTAGAGAATTTTGAGCTGAAGCCTGGTCTTATTGCTTTGGTTCAACAACAACAGTTTGGAGGACTGCCTACTGATGATCCCTATGAGCACTTACACCGAGTCATGGAGTATTCAGATACAGTCAAGTACCATAGAGTTCCTCAAGATGCAATCATGTGCAGGTTGTTCACATTCTCCCTCCGTGATGATGCTCGTGCTTGGTATCGATCCTTGCCATCAAGGTCATACAGTTGGAATGAGATATCCCGAGCTTTCTTGGATAAATATTTCCCACTACACAAGCAGTCCGCAATTCGAGATGAGATCTTCAATTTCGTTCAGCGTGAAGGCGAGAGCTTGTATGATGCTTGGGAGAGATACAAAGCCTTATTCAGGAGATGTCCTAATCATGGGCTCGAGAGATGGTTAGAGCTGCAGATATTCTATAGAGGATTGACTTCGGACACTCGAGCTTACGTCGATATGGCAGCGGGTGGAGCTATTACAAATAAGACACTTGATGAAGCTTTTCTGCTGATTGAGAGCATAGCTTTCCACCAACTTCAGTGGTACAATAAGAAGCCCACGTCTGATTCATTGGTTTGCTTGCAACAAATCACTACACCTCAACCACCAATTCTTACACAAAAGCCTGAGCCTCTATCTCAGTGTGACAAGGTTGAGCTTGCATGGATTATATTTGACGATGATGACACCATTCTAGTTGACACACACGCTACAGATCATCTGGATATTAGTGTTGGAGATTCAGTTTTGCATTGTGATGATTCTTCCATGGATGAGCCAGAGCAGCAGTTCGTTGCTTTTGATATTGAGGAGTCACCTTTAGTTGATATTGATCATGTGCTGCTAGAGCCAGATATGGAGAAGTTCGCCTTTGATGATGTCAGCCGCATTGATTCTTCAACACTTGAGCCTGAGATGGAGAGCTTCATGGTTGATTATGGTGAGGTGGATTCAGATGTCAAGGAGTCAAGCTCTATTTCACTTGTTGACACGAGTCCGGTGGAAATTTCTACTACCACACCTCACTTGGTATCTTCAATGGAGGTAGTCCTGAAGCTTCTTCCTAACTATCTCAG GTTTACGCTTGTGCACCACTCATTACGGGCCGACCAAGTTCGAGATGACATCCCATGGGATCCTGGTGGATTCACGGCATGGTGA